A genomic stretch from Engraulis encrasicolus isolate BLACKSEA-1 chromosome 10, IST_EnEncr_1.0, whole genome shotgun sequence includes:
- the mapk14a gene encoding mitogen-activated protein kinase 14A isoform X2 produces the protein MSQPERPTFYRQELNKTIWEVPVRYQKLTPVGSGAYGSVCSAVDEQTAQMVAVKKLSRPFQSIIHAKRTYRELRLLKHMKHENVIGLLDVFTPDTNVDDFNDLYLVTNLMGADLNNIVKCQKLTDDHVQFLMYQTLRGLKYIHSAGIIHRDLKPSNLAVNEDCELKILDFGLARQSDDEMTGYVATRWYRAPEIMLNWMHYSMTVDIWSVGCIMAELLTGRTLFPGTDHINQLQQIMRLTGTPPASLINRMPSHEARNYINSLPQMPKRNFADVFIGANPQAVDLLEKMLVLDTDKRITATEALAHPYFYQYHDADDEPEADPYDQSFESRELEIDEWKHLTYDEVQSFVPPVDEEEDDMES, from the exons ATGTCGCAGCCAGAAAGGCCCACATTCTATCGCCAGGAACTGAACAAGACCATCTGGGAGGTTCCGGTGAGGTACCAGAAACTGACCCCTGTCGGTTCTGGTGCATATGGATCAGTATG ttCTGCGGTGGATGAGCAGACGGCTCAGATGGTGGCGGTGAAGAAGCTCTCCAGGCCCTTCCAGTCAATCATCCACGCCAAGCGCACCTACAGGGAACTGCGGCTGCTCAAACACATGAAACATGAAAAC GTGATTGGCCTATTGGACGTGTTCACCCCAGACACCAATGTAGACGACTTCAATgacct GTACCTGGTGACCAACCTAATGGGTGCCGACCTGAACAACATTGTGAAATGCCAGAAACTTACAGACGACCATGTGCAGTTCCTCATGTACCAGACCCTCAGAGGGCTCAAG TACATCCACTCCGCCGGCATTATTCACAGG gATCTGAAGCCCAGTAATCTGGCTGTGAATGAGGACTGTGAGCTGAAG ATCCTGGACTTTGGGCTGGCGCGTCAGTCTGATGACGAGATGACTGGCTATGTGGCTACACGCTGGTACCGCGCCCCAGAGATCATGCTCAACTGGATGCACTACAGCATGACTg TTGACATCTGGTCGGTGGGGTGCATAATGGCGGAGCTGCTGACTGGACGGACCCTCTTCCCCGGAACTGACC ACATAAACCAGCTTCAGCAGATTATGCGGCTGACTGGGACGCCGCCCGCATCTCTAATTAATAGGATGCCTAGCCACGAG GCCAGGAACTACATCAACTCCTTACCTCAGATGCCCAAGAGGAATTTCGCTGATGTGTTCATCGGAGCCAACCCTCAAG CGGTGGACTTGCTGGAGAAGATGCTGGTTCTGGACACAGACAAGCGGATCACGGCGACGGAGGCGCTGGCCCACCCCTACTTCTACCAGTACCACGACGCGGACGATGAGCCCGAGGCAGACCCGTACGACCAGAGCTTTGAGAGCCGCGAGCTGGAGATAGACGAGTGGAAAC ACCTGACCTATGACGAGGTGCAAAGTTTCGTACCGCCCGTGGACGAGGAAGAGGACGACATGGAGTCCTAA
- the mapk14a gene encoding mitogen-activated protein kinase 14A isoform X1: MSQPERPTFYRQELNKTIWEVPVRYQKLTPVGSGAYGSVCSAVDEQTAQMVAVKKLSRPFQSIIHAKRTYRELRLLKHMKHENVIGLLDVFTPDTNVDDFNDLYLVTNLMGADLNNIVKCQKLTDDHVQFLMYQTLRGLKYIHSAGIIHRDLKPSNLAVNEDCELKILDFGLARQSDDEMTGYVATRWYRAPEIMLNWMHYSMTVDIWSVGCIMAELLTGRTLFPGTDHIDQLKLIMMLVGTPGPELLMKISSESARNYINSLPQMPKRNFADVFIGANPQAVDLLEKMLVLDTDKRITATEALAHPYFYQYHDADDEPEADPYDQSFESRELEIDEWKHLTYDEVQSFVPPVDEEEDDMES, translated from the exons ATGTCGCAGCCAGAAAGGCCCACATTCTATCGCCAGGAACTGAACAAGACCATCTGGGAGGTTCCGGTGAGGTACCAGAAACTGACCCCTGTCGGTTCTGGTGCATATGGATCAGTATG ttCTGCGGTGGATGAGCAGACGGCTCAGATGGTGGCGGTGAAGAAGCTCTCCAGGCCCTTCCAGTCAATCATCCACGCCAAGCGCACCTACAGGGAACTGCGGCTGCTCAAACACATGAAACATGAAAAC GTGATTGGCCTATTGGACGTGTTCACCCCAGACACCAATGTAGACGACTTCAATgacct GTACCTGGTGACCAACCTAATGGGTGCCGACCTGAACAACATTGTGAAATGCCAGAAACTTACAGACGACCATGTGCAGTTCCTCATGTACCAGACCCTCAGAGGGCTCAAG TACATCCACTCCGCCGGCATTATTCACAGG gATCTGAAGCCCAGTAATCTGGCTGTGAATGAGGACTGTGAGCTGAAG ATCCTGGACTTTGGGCTGGCGCGTCAGTCTGATGACGAGATGACTGGCTATGTGGCTACACGCTGGTACCGCGCCCCAGAGATCATGCTCAACTGGATGCACTACAGCATGACTg TTGACATCTGGTCGGTGGGGTGCATAATGGCGGAGCTGCTGACTGGACGGACCCTCTTCCCCGGAACTGACC ACATTGATCAGTTGAAACTCATAATGATGCTGGTGGGGACCCCGGGACCCGAGCTGTTGATGAAAATCTCTTCAGAGTCT GCCAGGAACTACATCAACTCCTTACCTCAGATGCCCAAGAGGAATTTCGCTGATGTGTTCATCGGAGCCAACCCTCAAG CGGTGGACTTGCTGGAGAAGATGCTGGTTCTGGACACAGACAAGCGGATCACGGCGACGGAGGCGCTGGCCCACCCCTACTTCTACCAGTACCACGACGCGGACGATGAGCCCGAGGCAGACCCGTACGACCAGAGCTTTGAGAGCCGCGAGCTGGAGATAGACGAGTGGAAAC ACCTGACCTATGACGAGGTGCAAAGTTTCGTACCGCCCGTGGACGAGGAAGAGGACGACATGGAGTCCTAA